Proteins from one Juglans microcarpa x Juglans regia isolate MS1-56 chromosome 1S, Jm3101_v1.0, whole genome shotgun sequence genomic window:
- the LOC121247507 gene encoding probable WRKY transcription factor 48: MEKKQELKTENSMSNSAFSDEIPGSLSLPSIFDMPCDQSHDHQKGLSLGFMDMLSIPADYNPSLFDLFSTPTMMPQPQVQPQQEQPLPSTASTVPESSEVVNTPATPNSSSISSSSNEGQTKVGGEEEDHDREKTKKQLKPKKKNQKRQREPRFAFMTKSEVDHLDDGYRWRKYGQKAVKNSPYPRSYYRCTTAGCGVKKRVERSCDDSSIVVTTYEGQHKHPCPVTPRGGIGIATEAAGFSTFASPFVPQPQYQQQQHPYIYSLQPRLNVSTSTTNLNPSFPSFVQDQRRFGTSSATFLRDHGLLQDIVPSQTRKDQFKEEE; the protein is encoded by the exons ATGGAAAAGAAACAAGAGCTAAAGACGGAGAATTCAATGTCAAATTCTGCATTTTCCGACGAGATTCCGGGCAGTCTATCTTTACCAAGCATCTTCGACATGCCATGTGATCAGAGTCATGACCATCAAAAGGGGTTGTCTTTAGGCTTCATGGACATGCTGAGCATCCCTGCAGACTATAACCCATCTTTATTCGATTTGTTTTCAACACCGACGATGATGCCTCAGCCCCAAGTTCAACCGCAACAAGAACAACCGCTTCCATCGACTGCCTCTACGGTTCCTGAGTCCTCCGAGGTGGTGAATACTCCGGCGACACCGAACTCTTCGTCGATTTCTTCGTCCTCAAACGAGGGACAAACTAAGGTTGGTGGAGAAGAGGAAGATCATGACCGAGAAAAGACAAAGAAACA GTTGAAACCCAAAAAGAAGAACCAAAAAAGGCAAAGAGAACCCAGATTTGCGTTCATGACAAAGAGCGAGGTTGATCATCTTGATGATGGGTACAGATGGAGAAAGTACGGGCAGAAAGCTGTGAAGAATAGCCCTTATCCAAG GAGCTACTACCGTTGCACCACTGCTGGATGTGGAGTGAAGAAGAGAGTAGAGCGTTCCTGTGACGACTCGTCGATTGTGGTCACGACCTACGAAGGACAGCACAAGCATCCGTGCCCGGTGACACCTCGCGGAGGTATCGGAATTGCGACGGAAGCCGCTGGCTTCAGCACCTTTGCTTCGCCATTTGTTCCTCAGCCTCAGTATCAGCAACAGCAACatccttatatatatagcttacaGCCGCGTTTGAATGTCAGCACCAGTACTACTAATTTGAATCCCTCCTTTCCTAGTTTTGTTCAAGATCAGAGACGTTTCGGTACATCCTCGGCAACTTTCCTTAGAGACCATGGACTTCTGCAGGACATCGTGCCGTCGCAGACGCGTAAGGATCAGTTTAAAGAGGAGGAGTAG